A stretch of the Asticcacaulis sp. ZE23SCel15 genome encodes the following:
- the fmt gene encoding methionyl-tRNA formyltransferase: MKLAFIGTPEFAVKALAELVASGHEIVCVYSQPPKPKGRGQQLSPSPVHAFAESLGIEVRTPASMKSADAISDFQALDIDACIVVAYGQILKKAVLDHPRLGCFNLHASLLPRWRGAAPIQRAIMAGDAYTGVQVMRMSEGLDEGPIILSGRVEITPDDTAQTLHDKLAHTGAALLPVALAAIERGGAAGTEQSGEVTYAAKITPAEARIDWNRPARDLDFHIRGLSPFPGAWCELETLKGPQRLKVLMSRRSDMTTDQPAGTLIGSGLNIATGNGVIELLRVQREGKGAQDALSFLNGAGLNVGDRLN, encoded by the coding sequence ATGAAACTCGCCTTTATTGGAACGCCTGAGTTTGCGGTGAAGGCCCTGGCCGAACTGGTGGCGTCAGGTCATGAGATCGTGTGCGTCTATTCTCAGCCGCCAAAGCCCAAGGGCCGTGGCCAGCAATTATCGCCATCGCCCGTTCATGCCTTCGCCGAAAGCTTAGGGATAGAGGTCCGCACCCCCGCATCGATGAAATCAGCGGACGCAATCTCTGACTTTCAGGCGCTGGATATCGATGCCTGCATCGTCGTCGCCTATGGCCAGATCCTGAAAAAAGCCGTGCTGGATCACCCGCGTCTGGGGTGCTTTAATCTGCACGCGTCATTGTTGCCGCGCTGGCGCGGGGCGGCCCCGATCCAGCGAGCGATCATGGCGGGCGATGCCTATACCGGCGTGCAGGTCATGCGCATGAGTGAGGGGCTGGACGAAGGCCCGATCATCCTGTCCGGCCGGGTCGAAATCACCCCCGATGATACGGCCCAGACCCTACATGATAAGCTGGCGCACACGGGGGCTGCCCTGTTGCCGGTGGCGCTGGCAGCGATTGAACGGGGCGGGGCGGCGGGGACCGAACAATCCGGCGAGGTTACCTATGCCGCCAAGATTACCCCCGCCGAGGCGCGCATAGACTGGAATCGTCCCGCGCGTGACCTTGATTTCCACATTCGCGGTTTGTCGCCATTTCCGGGTGCCTGGTGCGAACTGGAAACCCTCAAGGGTCCGCAACGGTTAAAGGTTCTGATGTCGCGGCGGTCGGACATGACCACAGATCAGCCCGCCGGAACCCTTATCGGCAGTGGGTTAAATATCGCCACCGGCAACGGCGTGATCGAATTGTTGCGCGTCCAACGCGAAGGTAAGGGCGCGCAGGATGCGCTGTCGTTTCTGAATGGTGCGGGACTGAACGTCGGGGATCGGCTTAACTGA
- the def gene encoding peptide deformylase — protein MAIREIITVPNPLLKQISKPVEGGVTDELRTLMDDMLETMYDAPGIGLAAIQIGEPIRIIVMDLQENEEKLPRYFVNPEIVWASEETAPYDEGCLSVPEVYDEVERPARVKIKYLNYQGEEIIEEAAGLYATCIQHEMDHLNGVLFIDHLSKLKRDRAITKVKKLKRAA, from the coding sequence ATGGCCATACGTGAAATCATAACCGTTCCTAATCCTCTGCTGAAGCAGATATCCAAGCCCGTCGAAGGCGGCGTGACGGATGAATTGCGCACCCTGATGGATGATATGCTGGAAACCATGTACGACGCCCCCGGCATTGGCCTGGCGGCGATCCAGATCGGTGAGCCGATCCGCATCATCGTCATGGACCTTCAGGAAAACGAAGAAAAGCTGCCGCGCTATTTTGTGAACCCGGAAATTGTCTGGGCCTCCGAAGAGACCGCACCCTATGATGAGGGCTGCCTGTCGGTGCCGGAAGTCTATGATGAGGTCGAGCGTCCCGCCCGCGTCAAGATCAAATACCTGAACTATCAAGGCGAAGAGATTATCGAAGAGGCCGCCGGCCTTTATGCCACCTGCATCCAGCATGAGATGGACCACCTGAACGGCGTGCTGTTTATCGACCATCTGTCGAAGCTTAAGCGCGACCGTGCTATCACCAAGGTCAAGAAGCTGAAACGCGCCGCATAA
- a CDS encoding DNA recombination protein RmuC — MNEIILPIILIVVALAFAGGWYVSVADNRRLRAKNEDLNDSLLSAIGELAQVKERARNLEDAKAAMSEHFKAASFQAMEQTADGLLKRAEESFVAREKLALERMDSSLKPVSETLTRFEAQVKAMEENRHKDTGGLKQQIEHLMTASTATRDVTAKLANALRRGAGVQGRWGEETLRNVLQAAGLTRFDFTEQHNLDTEEGRRRPDVTVKLPGGVFVIDAKVNLTAFLEAMEAVDDEAREMHLMRHARALQTHVRDLSQKAYWDQFKDASPDFVAMFIPGDGFLASALERLPNLMNEAMDRKVIIVTPTTLFALCKAVAYGWRVEDQMKNAQSVAELGRELYARLSVMGGHVADLGKSLNTAVGKYNQFVGSLETKVLTQARRFEDLSVDHEGKTLPELNQLEVQTKLLNKLESSSVE; from the coding sequence ATGAACGAAATTATTTTGCCCATTATCCTTATCGTGGTCGCGCTGGCCTTTGCGGGCGGATGGTATGTCAGTGTGGCTGACAACCGGCGTTTGCGCGCTAAAAACGAAGACCTGAACGACAGTTTGTTGTCAGCAATTGGCGAACTGGCGCAGGTTAAGGAGCGGGCGCGTAATCTTGAGGACGCCAAGGCGGCCATGAGCGAGCACTTCAAAGCGGCGTCGTTTCAGGCGATGGAGCAGACGGCGGATGGGTTGCTGAAACGTGCCGAAGAATCGTTTGTGGCGCGTGAAAAACTGGCACTGGAGCGCATGGATTCCAGTCTGAAACCGGTGTCGGAAACGCTCACGCGCTTTGAGGCGCAGGTCAAGGCAATGGAAGAAAACCGCCATAAGGATACCGGCGGCCTGAAACAACAGATCGAGCATTTGATGACCGCCTCGACCGCCACGCGCGATGTGACAGCCAAACTGGCCAATGCCCTGCGGCGCGGCGCGGGCGTTCAGGGCCGGTGGGGTGAGGAGACCCTGCGCAATGTCTTGCAGGCGGCGGGTCTAACGCGCTTTGATTTTACCGAACAGCATAACCTCGATACCGAGGAAGGACGCAGGCGTCCCGATGTGACCGTGAAACTGCCCGGCGGGGTGTTTGTCATCGATGCCAAGGTCAATCTGACGGCGTTTCTTGAGGCGATGGAAGCGGTCGATGATGAGGCCCGTGAAATGCACCTGATGCGCCATGCCCGCGCCCTGCAAACCCATGTGCGTGACCTGTCGCAAAAGGCCTATTGGGACCAGTTTAAGGATGCCTCACCGGATTTTGTCGCCATGTTCATCCCCGGTGATGGGTTTCTGGCCTCGGCGCTGGAGCGGCTGCCGAACCTGATGAATGAGGCGATGGACCGCAAAGTGATTATCGTCACGCCCACGACCCTGTTTGCGCTCTGTAAGGCGGTGGCCTATGGCTGGCGGGTTGAGGATCAAATGAAAAATGCGCAGTCAGTGGCTGAACTAGGCCGTGAGCTTTATGCGCGCCTGTCGGTCATGGGCGGGCATGTCGCTGATCTGGGCAAGTCACTGAATACCGCTGTTGGCAAATATAATCAGTTCGTGGGCTCGCTAGAGACCAAGGTGCTGACCCAGGCGCGCCGGTTTGAAGACTTAAGCGTTGACCACGAAGGCAAGACCTTGCCAGAGTTAAATCAGCTTGAGGTCCAGACTAAGCTATTGAATAAACTGGAATCGTCATCGGTGGAATGA
- a CDS encoding VUT family protein — translation MHTAEFLKKVFSGRTPWTYFYVFLIPFVNWSFAHVPSIPMPDGGAWPPLAIVTGFILVARDFAQREVGHHIFVAVFIGMAVSFLMAPPAIAFASAAAFLVSEVVDWAIYTFSKRPLSERVLISSVVAAPLDTTLFWGLASLSAEASGTFTPLTLVTAAASKLVGAYVVYLLLKQREKKAAITQEKLPDLF, via the coding sequence ATGCATACGGCTGAATTTTTAAAAAAGGTCTTTAGCGGACGCACGCCGTGGACTTACTTTTACGTCTTTCTGATCCCGTTTGTGAACTGGTCGTTCGCCCATGTACCGTCGATCCCGATGCCAGATGGCGGGGCCTGGCCACCGCTGGCGATTGTCACCGGCTTTATTCTGGTGGCGCGCGATTTCGCCCAGCGCGAGGTCGGCCACCATATTTTCGTGGCGGTATTTATCGGCATGGCGGTGTCGTTTCTGATGGCCCCGCCCGCCATTGCCTTTGCGTCCGCTGCCGCATTTTTGGTCTCGGAAGTGGTTGACTGGGCGATCTATACGTTCAGCAAACGGCCTTTGTCCGAGCGGGTTTTGATATCGTCGGTCGTCGCAGCCCCGCTTGATACCACCCTGTTCTGGGGGCTGGCGTCCTTGAGTGCCGAGGCGTCGGGCACATTTACGCCACTGACGCTTGTGACCGCCGCCGCATCCAAATTGGTCGGGGCCTATGTGGTCTATCTTCTGCTGAAACAGCGCGAAAAAAAAGCGGCAATTACGCAGGAAAAACTACCAGATTTGTTTTAA
- a CDS encoding metallopeptidase family protein produces the protein MKFGSAPSLDDIELMARAALDKLPEPFAGYLKDVILIVEDFAPDDLLADMGIDDPFELTGLYSGRPAETEAMTGDLPAMIHLFRRPILEEWIETGVDLNHLVSHVLIHEAGHHFGLSDDDMEWLEATLKS, from the coding sequence ATGAAGTTTGGTTCCGCGCCTTCACTTGATGATATCGAACTTATGGCGCGGGCAGCTTTGGATAAGCTGCCCGAACCGTTTGCGGGCTATCTCAAAGACGTTATCCTGATCGTTGAGGATTTTGCGCCTGATGATTTGCTGGCCGATATGGGCATTGACGATCCGTTTGAATTGACCGGCCTCTATAGTGGCCGCCCGGCCGAGACTGAGGCCATGACCGGCGATCTGCCCGCCATGATCCACCTATTCCGCCGTCCGATCTTAGAGGAATGGATCGAGACCGGCGTGGACCTCAATCACCTTGTCAGTCATGTCCTGATCCACGAAGCCGGTCACCATTTCGGCTTGTCCGATGACGATATGGAATGGCTTGAGGCGACGCTAAAAAGTTAA
- a CDS encoding enoyl-ACP reductase, whose protein sequence is MSDEWKFPKGDLMKGKKGLVMGVANDKSIAWGIASQLAAQGADMAFSYMGDSLLRRVEPLAASIGVKHLIECDVTNDASMDATFAKLKDIYGEIDFVIHSVAFANKNELQGSFVENTTREGFLLALNVSAFSFVDVSRRAAELMPNGGSLVTLTYLGSERVIPNYNTMGVAKAALEASTRYIARDLGPKGIRANAISAGAMRTLSLAGISGGRGLHAKSGQFSLMKEETSMEGVAGAALWLASDLGFSTTGEVIHVDAGFHAVGLPEDIS, encoded by the coding sequence ATGTCTGACGAATGGAAATTCCCCAAGGGCGACCTGATGAAGGGCAAAAAGGGCTTGGTCATGGGCGTGGCCAATGACAAGTCCATCGCCTGGGGCATTGCTTCGCAACTGGCGGCGCAAGGCGCCGACATGGCGTTCTCCTACATGGGCGACAGCCTGCTGCGCCGTGTTGAACCGCTGGCCGCGTCGATCGGCGTCAAGCACCTGATCGAATGCGACGTCACCAACGACGCCTCAATGGATGCGACCTTTGCCAAGCTGAAAGACATCTACGGCGAAATCGATTTCGTCATCCATTCGGTCGCCTTTGCCAACAAGAACGAACTGCAAGGTTCCTTCGTTGAAAACACCACCCGCGAAGGCTTCCTGCTGGCGCTGAACGTCTCGGCCTTTTCGTTCGTGGACGTATCGCGCCGTGCCGCAGAGCTTATGCCCAACGGCGGCTCGCTGGTGACCCTGACCTATCTGGGCTCCGAGCGCGTCATACCTAACTACAACACCATGGGCGTGGCTAAGGCGGCGTTAGAGGCCTCGACCCGTTACATCGCCCGCGACCTGGGCCCCAAGGGCATCCGCGCCAACGCCATTTCGGCAGGGGCCATGCGTACCCTGTCGTTGGCCGGTATTTCCGGTGGTCGCGGCCTGCACGCCAAATCGGGTCAGTTCTCCCTGATGAAGGAAGAAACCTCGATGGAAGGGGTCGCCGGGGCGGCGCTGTGGCTGGCGTCTGACCTTGGTTTCTCGACGACCGGCGAAGTCATCCACGTCGATGCGGGCTTTCATGCGGTGGGGCTCCCGGAAGACATTTCTTAG
- the fabB gene encoding beta-ketoacyl-ACP synthase I, translating into MRRVVVTGLGIVSSIGTGADEVTASLREARSGIIAAPEYKDRGFKCQVHAAPKIGDWTQLIDRRAARFLSPGLAYGHIAMDQAIAMAGLEEKDISNDRTGIIFGAGGPSTSAIVEAADITREKGSPKRIGPFAVPKAMCSGPSGVLATWFKIRGVNYSISSACATSVHCIGAAAEQIAWGKQDVMFAGGTEELDWTLSNLFDAMGAMSSGYNDTPSVASRAYDKNRDGFVIAGGAGMLVLEEYEHAKARGADIWAEIVGYAANSDGYDMVAPSGEGAERCMKMALEMAGGRKIDYLNPHGTSTPIGDEREIGAIKNVFGEAMPLISSTKSLTGHSLGAAGAQEAIYCLLMMRSSFATKSAHIDEIDPAFEGLPILRERRDGALESIMSNSFGFGGTNGSLILSQADL; encoded by the coding sequence ATGCGTAGAGTCGTCGTAACGGGTCTTGGGATTGTGTCCTCCATTGGTACGGGTGCTGATGAGGTCACCGCATCTTTGCGTGAAGCCCGCTCCGGTATCATAGCCGCCCCCGAATATAAGGATCGCGGCTTTAAGTGTCAGGTTCATGCGGCGCCGAAAATTGGCGACTGGACGCAATTGATCGACCGTCGCGCCGCCCGCTTTCTGTCGCCGGGTCTGGCCTATGGCCATATCGCCATGGATCAGGCCATTGCGATGGCGGGGTTAGAGGAAAAAGACATTTCCAATGACCGCACCGGCATTATTTTCGGCGCCGGTGGCCCGTCCACTAGCGCGATCGTCGAAGCCGCTGATATCACCCGCGAAAAGGGCTCGCCCAAGCGCATCGGGCCGTTCGCGGTGCCCAAGGCCATGTGCTCCGGCCCATCAGGCGTGCTGGCGACCTGGTTTAAGATCCGCGGCGTCAACTATTCGATCTCGTCGGCCTGTGCGACCTCCGTGCACTGCATCGGTGCAGCAGCCGAGCAAATCGCCTGGGGCAAGCAGGACGTGATGTTTGCGGGCGGTACCGAAGAACTGGACTGGACGCTGTCTAACCTGTTTGACGCCATGGGCGCGATGTCGAGCGGCTATAACGACACACCTTCGGTTGCGTCCCGTGCCTATGATAAAAACCGCGATGGCTTTGTGATCGCCGGCGGCGCAGGGATGCTGGTGCTTGAGGAATATGAGCACGCCAAGGCGCGCGGTGCCGATATCTGGGCCGAAATCGTCGGCTATGCCGCCAATTCCGATGGCTATGATATGGTGGCTCCCTCTGGCGAAGGCGCTGAACGCTGCATGAAGATGGCGCTGGAGATGGCCGGTGGCCGTAAGATCGACTACCTCAATCCGCATGGCACCTCGACCCCGATTGGCGATGAGCGCGAAATCGGCGCGATCAAAAACGTGTTCGGTGAGGCCATGCCGCTGATTTCCTCGACCAAGTCCCTGACGGGGCACTCACTGGGGGCGGCGGGCGCGCAGGAGGCGATCTATTGCCTGCTGATGATGCGCTCATCGTTTGCCACAAAGTCGGCGCACATTGACGAGATTGATCCGGCGTTTGAAGGCCTGCCGATCTTACGCGAACGTCGTGACGGCGCGCTGGAATCGATCATGTCGAACTCGTTTGGCTTTGGCGGCACCAACGGGTCGCTGATCCTGTCGCAGGCGGATTTGTAG
- the fabA gene encoding 3-hydroxyacyl-[acyl-carrier-protein] dehydratase FabA, with protein MSDRPSSFDYEALLACGRGEMYGPGNAQLPAPPMLMMDRITLITKDGGAFNKGYIEAELDITPEQWFFACHFIGDPVMPGCLGLDAMWQLVGFFLGWSGHPGRGRALGVGDVKFTGQVTPAIKKVTYKIDMKRVMAGKLIMGIGDGSVYADDKLIYSASGLRVGLFDAKDLV; from the coding sequence ATGTCCGATCGTCCTTCGTCGTTTGATTATGAAGCTTTGCTGGCCTGTGGGCGAGGTGAAATGTACGGCCCAGGCAATGCGCAGCTTCCGGCGCCGCCGATGCTGATGATGGATCGCATCACCCTGATCACCAAGGACGGCGGCGCGTTCAATAAGGGTTATATCGAGGCAGAACTCGATATCACGCCGGAACAATGGTTCTTTGCTTGTCACTTTATCGGCGATCCGGTCATGCCAGGCTGTCTGGGCCTTGATGCCATGTGGCAACTGGTCGGCTTCTTCCTTGGCTGGTCGGGCCATCCGGGCCGTGGCCGCGCACTGGGCGTAGGCGACGTGAAATTTACCGGACAGGTGACGCCAGCCATCAAAAAAGTGACCTATAAGATCGATATGAAGCGCGTCATGGCGGGTAAGCTGATCATGGGTATTGGCGACGGCTCGGTCTATGCCGACGACAAACTGATCTACAGCGCGTCGGGCCTGCGGGTCGGTCTGTTTGACGCCAAAGATCTGGTATAA
- a CDS encoding SH3 domain-containing protein, translated as MQNLLFRKKINRMLAVAAIFMLASVSGGAALSDDSAVTTDTPSGNPVPRWGIMRSNKIYTRAGPSKDHKILWAYRVKGLPVQIISETREWRLICDPDGNTGWVAANLLSGKTNALTPEGHKLELKASPKPESRTKAIIRPRALASLDKCKDGWCKISVGSERGWVPQDSLWGTQTTPVCKRPDPFSTR; from the coding sequence GTGCAAAACCTGCTATTTCGCAAGAAAATCAACCGGATGTTGGCTGTGGCGGCGATTTTTATGCTGGCGAGCGTATCCGGCGGTGCGGCTCTGTCCGATGATAGCGCTGTCACAACTGATACGCCGTCGGGCAATCCGGTGCCGCGCTGGGGCATTATGCGATCCAATAAAATCTATACCCGCGCCGGGCCGTCCAAAGATCATAAAATCCTGTGGGCTTACCGCGTCAAAGGCCTGCCGGTGCAGATTATATCCGAGACCCGCGAATGGCGGCTGATCTGCGATCCGGACGGCAATACCGGCTGGGTGGCGGCCAATCTGTTGTCGGGTAAGACCAATGCCCTGACGCCGGAGGGCCATAAGCTGGAACTCAAGGCCTCACCGAAGCCAGAGTCCCGTACCAAGGCGATTATCCGGCCGCGCGCTCTGGCGTCGCTGGATAAATGCAAGGACGGCTGGTGCAAGATTTCGGTCGGCTCTGAGCGCGGTTGGGTGCCCCAGGACAGTCTGTGGGGAACCCAGACCACACCCGTCTGTAAGCGGCCCGATCCCTTTTCCACCCGCTAG
- a CDS encoding D-glycerate dehydrogenase: MSAKKLKVFVTVKLPDSVETRLRELFDTTLCPDKRPMPREKLLEAAQSAEVIISSINDQIDADFFTAAGEPLKMVANFGVGYDHIDIQSAADKGIIITNTPGVLTEDTAEMTMGLILAVARRFVEGAETVQRGEFSEWSPTFMMGRRIYGKRLGIIGMGRIGQALARRAKAFGMSVHYHNRKPVSARIAEEIGATYWDNLDDMLPRMDVVSVNCPRTPETFHLLNAERLGLLSPNAIIVNTARGEIIDETALAHLLREHKIAGVGLDVYERLPGINPELFGLPNAVLLPHMASSTIEARQDMGDRVILNIKTLQDGHRPPDRVIPAMI; encoded by the coding sequence ATGAGCGCCAAAAAGCTTAAAGTCTTCGTCACCGTCAAACTGCCCGACAGTGTGGAAACGCGCCTGCGCGAACTGTTCGACACGACCCTGTGCCCGGACAAGCGCCCCATGCCGCGCGAAAAGCTGCTGGAGGCGGCACAATCCGCCGAAGTGATCATCTCCTCCATCAATGATCAGATCGATGCCGATTTTTTTACCGCCGCCGGTGAGCCGCTCAAGATGGTCGCCAATTTCGGCGTCGGCTATGACCATATCGATATCCAGAGCGCCGCCGACAAAGGCATCATCATCACCAACACCCCCGGCGTGCTGACCGAAGACACCGCCGAAATGACCATGGGCTTGATACTCGCCGTGGCGCGCCGCTTCGTCGAAGGCGCCGAAACGGTTCAGCGCGGTGAGTTTTCCGAATGGTCACCGACCTTTATGATGGGTCGGCGCATCTATGGCAAACGGCTGGGCATTATCGGCATGGGCCGCATTGGTCAGGCTCTGGCTCGCCGTGCCAAGGCCTTTGGCATGAGCGTCCATTACCACAACCGCAAACCGGTCAGCGCCCGCATAGCCGAAGAGATCGGGGCGACCTACTGGGACAATCTCGACGACATGCTGCCGCGCATGGATGTGGTCTCGGTCAATTGCCCGCGCACGCCGGAGACGTTTCATCTGTTGAACGCCGAACGGTTGGGGCTGTTGTCGCCCAACGCCATCATCGTCAACACGGCGCGCGGAGAGATTATCGATGAGACGGCGCTGGCCCATCTGCTGCGCGAACATAAGATCGCGGGCGTAGGCCTTGATGTCTATGAGCGCCTGCCGGGGATTAACCCAGAACTGTTCGGGTTACCCAATGCGGTGCTGCTGCCGCACATGGCGTCATCGACCATCGAAGCCCGTCAGGACATGGGCGACCGGGTGATCCTGAACATCAAGACCCTTCAGGATGGCCACCGCCCGCCCGACCGCGTTATTCCGGCGATGATATAG
- a CDS encoding RimK family alpha-L-glutamate ligase, producing MSKSLLILTPNPDHPSHHGRWPYVLEAFREALYDLDLDVFDQPWSEPVGKAYDLICPLVAWGYHNAPDDFRRALAQIKAKGHRLLNPAEIVSWNVDKRYLRDLAQAGVRTIPTAFVDQLTPENMATARADFGQDALVLKPVVSAGAKNTLIWEGADVPAEAPQSEAMIQPLMRAIQTEGEWSLLFFGGAFSHAVLKTPKAGDFRSQPDYDAHLRMETPPYEALQLAYDALDFVGRDQVLYARVDMVRDDMGRFCLMELELIEPDLYLKYDDDAPERLAKAFAAALHIGCGCH from the coding sequence ATGAGCAAGTCTTTATTGATCCTGACCCCAAACCCTGACCACCCGTCCCACCACGGGCGCTGGCCCTATGTGCTGGAAGCCTTTCGGGAGGCACTGTACGATCTTGATCTGGATGTGTTCGATCAGCCGTGGTCTGAGCCGGTGGGTAAGGCCTATGACCTGATCTGTCCGCTGGTGGCGTGGGGCTATCATAATGCGCCCGATGATTTCAGGCGCGCCCTGGCCCAGATCAAAGCCAAAGGCCATCGCCTGCTGAACCCCGCAGAAATCGTGTCGTGGAATGTTGATAAGCGTTACCTGCGCGATCTGGCGCAGGCCGGGGTGCGCACCATTCCGACGGCTTTTGTTGACCAGTTGACGCCCGAAAACATGGCCACCGCCCGCGCGGATTTTGGTCAGGACGCGTTGGTACTTAAACCCGTGGTATCGGCTGGGGCCAAGAATACCCTGATCTGGGAAGGTGCGGACGTGCCTGCGGAGGCCCCGCAATCTGAGGCCATGATCCAGCCCCTGATGCGGGCCATTCAGACCGAAGGCGAATGGTCGCTGCTGTTTTTCGGTGGGGCGTTTTCTCATGCCGTCCTGAAAACCCCAAAGGCTGGGGATTTCCGCTCCCAGCCCGATTACGACGCTCATTTGCGGATGGAAACCCCGCCGTATGAGGCCCTGCAATTGGCCTATGATGCGCTTGATTTTGTAGGGCGTGATCAGGTGCTTTATGCCCGCGTCGATATGGTACGCGATGATATGGGCCGGTTCTGTCTGATGGAACTGGAACTGATCGAGCCCGATCTGTACCTGAAATACGACGATGATGCTCCGGAACGATTAGCTAAGGCCTTCGCCGCAGCGCTTCATATTGGCTGTGGCTGTCATTAG
- a CDS encoding NAD(P)H-dependent glycerol-3-phosphate dehydrogenase, protein MKKLKQADHFERVGVIGAGAWGTALAQVCARAGREVILQARELDVVELINTAHRNEIYLKGIDLLPQVRATANLSDLADCELILAVPPAQHMRSTLKALAPFISDGVPIVLCAKGVERGTDALMNEVLAETLPGATPAVLSGPSFAAEVARGLPAAVTLACPDVDLGAQIIHTLATPTFRPYHSDDMIGAEAAGALKNVLAIACGISEGRGLGRNAHAALITRGFAEILRFAVALGARSETVAGLCGLGDLVLTCSSPQSRNMSVGLALGGGQTLEQALAGKVSVAEGVESAPAVVHLAKKLGVELPICEAVAAILAGEAGVEDTVSALMSRPLKFESAI, encoded by the coding sequence GTGAAAAAACTCAAACAAGCGGACCATTTTGAGCGGGTCGGTGTCATTGGCGCCGGGGCCTGGGGCACGGCCCTGGCGCAGGTCTGTGCACGCGCCGGACGCGAGGTGATCTTGCAGGCCCGTGAGCTGGACGTGGTGGAATTGATCAACACGGCCCATCGCAATGAGATTTACCTGAAAGGTATCGACCTGTTGCCACAGGTCAGGGCGACCGCAAACCTTAGCGATCTGGCCGATTGTGAACTGATACTGGCCGTGCCGCCCGCCCAGCATATGCGCTCGACCTTAAAGGCTCTGGCACCGTTCATCAGCGACGGTGTGCCGATTGTGCTGTGCGCCAAAGGGGTCGAGCGCGGCACAGATGCGTTGATGAACGAAGTGTTGGCGGAAACATTGCCGGGTGCAACGCCCGCCGTACTGTCGGGGCCGAGCTTTGCCGCTGAGGTGGCGCGGGGCTTGCCCGCGGCGGTGACCTTGGCCTGTCCCGATGTTGATCTGGGGGCGCAGATTATTCATACTCTGGCGACGCCGACGTTCAGGCCCTATCACTCCGATGACATGATCGGCGCGGAAGCGGCGGGCGCGCTGAAAAACGTGCTGGCGATTGCCTGTGGCATTTCCGAAGGGCGCGGGTTGGGGCGCAATGCCCATGCGGCCTTGATTACGCGCGGCTTTGCTGAGATTTTGCGCTTTGCTGTGGCCTTGGGGGCCAGATCCGAGACCGTGGCGGGCCTATGCGGGCTGGGTGATCTGGTGCTGACCTGCTCATCGCCGCAATCGCGTAATATGAGCGTGGGCTTAGCGCTCGGCGGCGGTCAGACGCTGGAGCAGGCCTTGGCCGGTAAGGTCTCAGTCGCCGAAGGGGTCGAATCGGCGCCTGCCGTGGTGCATCTGGCAAAGAAGCTGGGGGTCGAACTGCCGATCTGCGAGGCGGTAGCGGCGATTCTGGCCGGTGAGGCGGGCGTCGAGGACACGGTCTCGGCGCTGATGTCGCGGCCGCTGAAATTTGAGAGTGCGATCTAA